One genomic window of Acidimicrobiia bacterium includes the following:
- a CDS encoding NAD(P)/FAD-dependent oxidoreductase: MVAPATGIDIDLDDDGLARVVRRAHLPPLLTALAHTTGDLSILRPELRCDPTRVRESQGGLTTEQREAARALAVDVLRRLRDRPEPEPEADRDRDVTDLELLQPLMDFVIGERISDDYVHLLLEELALSGDDLRAPDWHKHTVDPDRGFLVVIVGAGMSGIAAAHRLQQAGVDYVILEKNDDVGGTWFENRYPGCRVDVPNHLYSYSFAQRDDWPQQFSPQEVLQQYFRAVADDLDITSHIRFRTEVLDARWRDDDTWELTVRDARGATEMLVANVLVSAVGQLNRPKLPDIPGRESFAGPSFHSAEWDHDVDLEGKRVAIVGTGASAIQIVPAIADAVDELLVFQRTPNWMMPTPQYYAPMPEEMSWLMAHVPFYAQWYRFWLFWRLAEGALPAARVDPEWAAARAGGVSELNDELRAGLTQYIELQFAETPELLPHVIPTYPPLAKRILLDNGIWASTLKREHVHLISDGIERITPTGIVTTDGREHEVDVIAYATGFHASRFLVPMRVAGRDGVDLHEHWRDEPYAFLGLTVAGFPNFFCLYGPNTNLVANGSIIFFSECAVRYVVESVHLLLERRARSLELRHIVYEEEHVRVDAANAQMAWGVSSVNSWYKNAQGRVTQNWPFTLLEYWDRTRAPDPAQYDVREL, translated from the coding sequence GTGGTGGCGCCGGCAACCGGGATCGACATCGACCTCGACGACGACGGGCTCGCGCGCGTCGTGCGCCGGGCGCACCTCCCGCCGCTCCTGACGGCCCTCGCCCACACGACCGGGGACCTCTCGATCCTGCGCCCCGAGCTCCGCTGTGACCCGACCCGCGTGCGCGAGTCCCAGGGCGGCCTCACGACCGAGCAGCGAGAGGCGGCGAGGGCGCTCGCGGTCGACGTGCTGCGCCGGCTGCGGGACCGCCCCGAGCCGGAGCCGGAGGCCGACCGGGACCGCGATGTCACCGATCTCGAGCTCCTCCAACCGCTGATGGACTTCGTGATCGGCGAGCGCATCTCCGACGACTACGTGCACCTGCTCCTCGAAGAGCTCGCGCTGTCCGGCGACGACCTGCGCGCGCCCGACTGGCACAAGCACACGGTCGATCCCGACCGCGGGTTCCTCGTCGTGATCGTCGGCGCGGGCATGTCGGGGATCGCCGCCGCGCACCGACTCCAGCAAGCCGGCGTCGACTACGTGATCCTCGAGAAGAACGACGACGTCGGCGGCACGTGGTTCGAGAACCGCTACCCCGGTTGTCGCGTCGACGTGCCGAACCACCTCTACAGCTATTCGTTCGCGCAGCGCGACGACTGGCCGCAGCAGTTCAGTCCACAGGAAGTGCTGCAGCAGTACTTCCGCGCCGTCGCCGACGATCTCGACATCACTTCGCACATCCGCTTCCGCACCGAAGTGCTCGACGCGCGTTGGCGCGACGACGACACGTGGGAGCTCACGGTTCGCGACGCGCGCGGCGCGACGGAGATGCTCGTCGCGAACGTGCTCGTGAGCGCGGTCGGTCAGCTCAACCGGCCGAAGCTCCCCGACATCCCGGGGCGCGAGAGCTTCGCGGGTCCGTCGTTCCACTCCGCGGAGTGGGACCACGACGTCGACCTCGAGGGCAAGCGCGTCGCCATCGTCGGCACCGGCGCGAGCGCGATCCAGATCGTGCCCGCGATCGCCGACGCGGTCGACGAGCTCCTCGTCTTCCAGCGCACGCCGAACTGGATGATGCCGACGCCGCAGTACTACGCGCCGATGCCCGAAGAGATGAGCTGGCTGATGGCGCACGTGCCGTTCTACGCGCAGTGGTACCGCTTCTGGCTCTTCTGGCGCCTCGCCGAGGGTGCGCTGCCCGCCGCGCGCGTCGACCCGGAGTGGGCCGCGGCGCGCGCCGGCGGCGTGAGCGAGTTGAACGACGAGCTGCGCGCCGGCCTCACGCAGTACATCGAGCTCCAGTTCGCGGAGACGCCCGAGCTCCTCCCCCACGTGATCCCCACGTATCCGCCGCTCGCGAAGCGCATCCTCCTCGACAACGGGATCTGGGCGTCGACGCTGAAGCGCGAGCACGTGCACCTGATCAGCGACGGCATCGAGCGCATCACGCCGACGGGCATCGTGACGACCGACGGTCGCGAGCACGAGGTCGACGTCATCGCGTACGCGACCGGGTTCCACGCGTCGCGTTTCCTCGTGCCGATGCGCGTCGCCGGCCGCGACGGCGTCGACCTGCACGAGCACTGGCGCGACGAGCCGTACGCGTTCCTCGGGCTCACCGTCGCGGGCTTTCCCAACTTCTTCTGCCTCTACGGCCCGAACACGAACCTCGTCGCGAACGGCAGCATCATCTTCTTCTCCGAATGCGCGGTGCGCTACGTCGTCGAGAGCGTCCACCTTCTGCTCGAACGGCGTGCGCGATCGCTCGAGCTCCGACACATCGTCTACGAGGAAGAGCACGTGCGCGTCGATGCCGCCAACGCGCAGATGGCGTGGGGCGTGTCGAGCGTGAACAGCTGGTACAAGAACGCGCAGGGCCGCGTCACGCAGAACTGGCCGTTCACGCTGCTCGAGTACTGGGACCGCACACGCGCGCCGGACCCCGCGCAATACGACGTGCGCGAGCTCTAG
- a CDS encoding DUF2723 domain-containing protein, producing MAKGNRRRRRPAGGGSEQPAAPSRSGPVEPEPEVESGVAASFDRTDLLCAAGATVVAAALFLTTFSTHVALGDAPESVAGAKTFGVLHAPGYPSYVAAAGIFGHIVAIGSWAARVNGFSLLCAAFTVGVVFLLARAFGASRVGAALGASVLATTASFWFNADFAKHFAFSGLLVTLAALMATRWQATGRTAWLIVAGALLGVCAGASWELAVIMAAGIAVLVAFGERRVRVGGAVGSVAALVVLAAGTCGFMMWRASQHPAVNWGEVDNVHRLLRQFTQQDFRSTNGNLSNHAVSELAIRLRGYIGAIVRDLGLGAIVVGIAGFVVAWRRLGWDRRLWILVVVVADLVLVVIASEVSVLPKGLPTATGGYLIDLFVGMSIAVAVGAEPLIELASDLAFRATTPARERARRRTRAGGYRTTVVAVIVVIAIVPSLIFHFGPADHRQPALADNYATRVLSELPHGAVLFIDQADDAFPIVYRQSVFGDRPDVSVVVVTSIQFAWYRDQITRELHLRTRIPTRSPVQHLIAELAPRPSFLDPGMIFLYRGEFKVKLRGLVGEVVSSTADETIDRDALSKQLLANDKADGFAGHAHIGFPNTFMYYFYARAHIELAKLYARAGQLPRARTEIARSLDDYPDANTRLALQFAGQKSEKRSKVVAVVEAL from the coding sequence ATGGCCAAGGGGAATCGACGGCGTCGGCGGCCTGCCGGCGGCGGCTCCGAACAACCCGCGGCCCCGAGTCGTTCAGGACCGGTCGAGCCCGAACCCGAGGTCGAATCGGGCGTCGCCGCCTCGTTCGATCGCACCGATCTCCTCTGCGCCGCGGGTGCGACCGTCGTCGCGGCCGCGCTGTTCCTCACGACGTTCTCGACGCACGTCGCGCTCGGCGACGCGCCGGAGTCGGTGGCCGGTGCGAAGACGTTCGGTGTGCTCCACGCGCCGGGCTATCCGAGCTACGTCGCGGCCGCCGGCATCTTCGGGCACATCGTCGCGATCGGCAGTTGGGCCGCGCGCGTCAACGGGTTCAGCCTGCTCTGTGCCGCGTTCACCGTCGGCGTGGTGTTCCTCCTCGCCCGCGCGTTCGGTGCGTCACGCGTCGGCGCCGCGCTCGGCGCGTCCGTGCTCGCGACGACCGCGAGCTTCTGGTTCAACGCCGACTTCGCGAAGCACTTCGCGTTCTCCGGGTTGTTGGTGACGCTGGCCGCGCTCATGGCCACGCGGTGGCAGGCGACCGGTCGCACGGCGTGGTTGATCGTGGCCGGCGCGTTGCTCGGTGTGTGCGCGGGTGCGTCGTGGGAGCTTGCGGTGATCATGGCCGCCGGCATCGCCGTGCTCGTTGCCTTCGGCGAGCGGCGCGTGCGCGTCGGCGGCGCGGTCGGATCGGTCGCCGCGCTCGTGGTCCTCGCCGCGGGCACGTGCGGGTTCATGATGTGGCGCGCGTCGCAGCATCCGGCGGTCAACTGGGGCGAGGTCGACAACGTCCACCGGCTCCTGCGGCAGTTCACCCAGCAGGACTTCCGCTCGACGAACGGCAACCTCTCGAACCACGCCGTGAGCGAGCTCGCGATCCGCCTGCGCGGCTACATCGGCGCGATCGTGCGCGACCTCGGCCTCGGTGCCATCGTCGTCGGGATCGCCGGCTTCGTGGTGGCGTGGCGGCGGCTCGGATGGGACCGCCGGCTCTGGATCCTGGTGGTCGTCGTCGCCGACCTCGTGTTGGTCGTGATCGCGTCCGAGGTGAGCGTCCTGCCGAAGGGGCTCCCGACTGCGACCGGCGGCTACTTGATCGACCTGTTCGTCGGGATGTCGATCGCGGTCGCGGTGGGCGCCGAGCCGCTGATCGAGCTCGCATCCGATCTCGCCTTCCGTGCAACCACGCCGGCGCGCGAGCGCGCCCGCCGGCGCACCCGAGCGGGCGGCTACCGGACGACCGTCGTCGCCGTGATCGTCGTGATCGCGATCGTGCCGTCGCTGATCTTCCACTTCGGTCCGGCCGATCATCGCCAACCCGCGCTCGCCGACAACTACGCGACCCGCGTCCTGTCGGAGCTGCCGCACGGGGCGGTGCTGTTCATCGACCAGGCCGACGACGCGTTCCCGATCGTCTACCGGCAGTCGGTGTTCGGCGACCGGCCCGACGTGTCCGTCGTCGTCGTCACGAGCATCCAGTTCGCCTGGTACCGCGACCAGATCACGCGCGAGCTGCACCTGCGCACACGAATCCCGACCCGCTCGCCGGTGCAGCACCTGATCGCGGAGCTCGCGCCGCGCCCGTCGTTCCTCGACCCGGGGATGATCTTCCTGTACCGCGGTGAGTTCAAGGTGAAGCTGCGCGGGCTCGTCGGCGAGGTGGTGTCGTCGACGGCCGACGAGACGATCGATCGCGACGCGTTGTCGAAGCAGTTGCTCGCCAACGACAAGGCCGACGGCTTCGCCGGCCACGCGCACATCGGTTTCCCGAACACGTTCATGTACTACTTCTACGCGCGCGCCCACATCGAGCTCGCCAAGCTCTACGCGCGCGCCGGTCAGCTCCCGCGGGCGCGCACCGAGATCGCGCGCTCGCTCGACGACTACCCGGACGCGAACACCCGGCTCGCGTTGCAGTTCGCGGGTCAGAAGAGCGAGAAGCGGAGCAAGGTCGTGGCCGTCGTCGAGGCGCTGTAG
- a CDS encoding PQQ-dependent sugar dehydrogenase yields the protein MSATRRRTAGITFAIAMVGATLGVVLSPGAARASSEAFPAGFHSQRVIGKLAKGTGGLPNAFAFAPDGRIFVARKTGVVDVYHRGVKHVFLDLTHEVDSAQGRGMLGLALDPHFASNGRVYLMFTYAVRSARPGAKTSVEGKIISIRGRSGDPDAAAPSTRVTLLTGYHSSAPQHADGALRFDHAGHLYAGWGDGTLDKVKKTGLFAQSLDDLRGKIVRIDAKTGVGVRGNPFFDAAHPNTIRSKIYVYGLRNPYRFTVDQQNGTVYVGDVGWTHYDELDAFPAHSANPKRDRNGGWPCYEGSDGHSTPQPSYQTDRLTKAACKKVYPPGHLHGTGVGAHAPLWSYPHNETACIIGGPKYTGGSNYPNKYKGQLFVADWARDTFHTVNPTTGVATSFGSGWGDPLDIQIAPNGNVAYLAQSSQTLREIVYKR from the coding sequence ATGAGCGCGACGCGTCGACGGACTGCCGGCATCACGTTCGCCATCGCGATGGTCGGGGCGACGCTCGGCGTCGTGCTCTCACCGGGCGCGGCGCGCGCGTCGAGCGAAGCCTTTCCCGCCGGCTTCCACTCGCAACGCGTCATCGGAAAGCTCGCCAAGGGGACCGGCGGTCTGCCGAACGCGTTCGCGTTCGCGCCCGACGGTCGCATCTTCGTCGCGCGCAAGACCGGCGTCGTCGACGTGTACCACCGCGGTGTGAAACACGTGTTCCTCGACCTCACGCACGAGGTCGACAGCGCGCAGGGGCGCGGCATGCTCGGCCTCGCGCTCGATCCGCACTTCGCGTCGAACGGGCGCGTCTATCTCATGTTCACGTACGCGGTGCGATCGGCGCGACCCGGCGCGAAGACGAGCGTCGAGGGCAAGATCATCAGCATTCGTGGGCGTTCCGGCGATCCCGACGCCGCCGCGCCGTCGACGCGCGTCACGCTGCTGACCGGATACCACTCGTCGGCACCGCAACACGCCGACGGCGCGCTGCGATTCGATCACGCCGGTCATCTCTACGCGGGTTGGGGTGACGGCACGCTCGACAAGGTGAAGAAGACGGGATTGTTCGCACAATCGCTCGACGATCTGCGCGGCAAGATCGTGCGCATCGACGCGAAGACCGGCGTCGGCGTGCGCGGCAATCCGTTCTTCGACGCCGCGCATCCGAACACGATTCGCTCGAAGATCTACGTCTACGGCCTACGCAACCCGTACCGCTTCACCGTCGACCAGCAGAACGGCACGGTGTACGTGGGCGACGTCGGATGGACGCACTACGACGAGCTCGACGCGTTCCCCGCGCACAGCGCGAACCCGAAGCGCGATCGCAACGGTGGCTGGCCCTGTTACGAGGGCAGCGACGGGCACTCAACGCCGCAGCCGTCGTACCAGACCGATCGGCTCACCAAGGCCGCGTGCAAGAAGGTGTATCCGCCCGGCCACCTGCACGGCACCGGGGTCGGCGCGCACGCGCCGCTGTGGTCGTACCCGCACAACGAGACCGCGTGCATCATCGGCGGCCCGAAGTACACGGGCGGCTCGAACTATCCGAACAAGTACAAGGGCCAGCTCTTCGTCGCCGACTGGGCACGCGACACGTTCCACACCGTGAACCCGACGACCGGTGTCGCGACGTCGTTCGGCTCGGGATGGGGCGACCCGCTCGACATCCAGATCGCACCCAACGGCAACGTCGCGTACCTCGCGCAGTCGAGCCAGACATTGCGCGAGATCGTCTACAAGCGCTGA
- a CDS encoding enoyl-CoA hydratase-related protein produces MDTVRIDRPNDDVAVITLDRPERLNAMSFELVDDLHAALDAVHADNSCRVVILTGAGRGFCAGLDLKAVGSASVSAGIGGGPRGGMRSQAHIAALVPHVRDIQQPVIAAINGPAYGGGFALACAADIRVMAESARMGVQFIKVGVSGCDIGISYTLPRLIGAGRAHELMLTARDVDAEEAERIGLVARVVPDADLLDSAMELAATICGYSPFGVIMTKEVMHANVDASSLEAAIHLENRTQILAGTSGDIAEAARAFMEKRPPVWKK; encoded by the coding sequence ATGGACACGGTTCGCATCGATCGCCCGAACGACGACGTGGCGGTCATCACGCTCGACCGTCCCGAGCGGCTCAACGCGATGTCGTTCGAGCTCGTCGACGACCTGCACGCCGCGCTCGACGCCGTGCACGCCGACAACTCGTGCCGCGTCGTGATCCTCACGGGCGCGGGACGCGGGTTCTGCGCGGGTCTCGACCTGAAGGCGGTCGGCTCCGCGTCGGTCTCGGCGGGCATCGGTGGCGGTCCTCGTGGCGGCATGCGCTCGCAGGCGCACATCGCCGCGCTCGTGCCGCACGTGCGCGACATCCAGCAGCCGGTGATCGCCGCGATCAACGGGCCCGCGTACGGCGGCGGGTTCGCACTCGCGTGCGCCGCCGACATCCGCGTGATGGCCGAGTCGGCGCGCATGGGCGTGCAGTTCATCAAGGTCGGCGTGTCCGGCTGCGACATCGGTATCAGCTACACGCTCCCGCGCCTCATCGGTGCGGGGCGTGCGCACGAGCTCATGCTGACGGCGCGCGACGTCGACGCGGAGGAGGCCGAACGCATCGGGCTCGTCGCGCGCGTCGTGCCCGACGCCGACCTGCTCGACTCCGCGATGGAGCTCGCGGCGACGATCTGTGGCTACAGCCCGTTCGGCGTGATCATGACGAAGGAGGTCATGCACGCCAACGTCGACGCGTCGAGCCTCGAGGCTGCGATCCACCTCGAGAACCGCACGCAGATCCTCGCGGGCACGAGCGGCGACATCGCCGAAGCCGCGCGCGCGTTCATGGAGAAGCGCCCGCCCGTCTGGAAGAAGTGA
- a CDS encoding SDR family oxidoreductase — MDQATLRAQFDLTGRVAIVTGGTRGIGRAVAEGFVAAGAKVVVASRKPDACSATEADLIAMGGEALGVPLHMGDLDALPALVQQTVDRFGRLDIVVNNAANALAQPIGQFTADAWQKSFDVNLRGPIFLVQAALPYLEASPCASVVNVISAGAFLFSAPVAMYSAAKAALMSFTRSLAADFAPRGIRVNALAPGTVDTDMVRNTGPESAARMAAASHMARAADPDEMVGPVLFLASDAASFVTGQVLIADGGLVPH, encoded by the coding sequence ATGGACCAGGCCACGTTGCGGGCGCAGTTCGACCTGACCGGCCGGGTCGCCATCGTCACCGGGGGAACCCGCGGGATCGGCCGTGCGGTCGCGGAGGGCTTCGTCGCCGCGGGCGCCAAGGTCGTGGTCGCGAGCCGCAAGCCCGACGCCTGCTCGGCGACCGAGGCCGACCTGATCGCGATGGGTGGCGAGGCACTCGGCGTGCCGCTCCACATGGGCGACCTCGACGCGCTGCCCGCGCTCGTGCAGCAGACCGTCGACCGCTTCGGCCGGCTCGACATCGTCGTGAACAACGCCGCGAACGCGCTCGCGCAGCCGATCGGACAGTTCACCGCCGACGCGTGGCAGAAGTCGTTCGACGTGAACCTGCGCGGCCCGATCTTCCTCGTGCAGGCCGCGCTGCCGTACCTCGAGGCGAGCCCGTGCGCGTCGGTCGTGAACGTGATCTCGGCGGGCGCGTTCCTGTTCTCCGCGCCGGTCGCGATGTACTCCGCGGCGAAGGCGGCCCTCATGTCGTTCACTCGCTCGCTGGCCGCCGACTTCGCACCGCGCGGCATCCGCGTCAACGCGCTCGCGCCGGGCACCGTCGACACCGACATGGTGCGCAACACCGGGCCGGAATCCGCGGCGCGCATGGCCGCCGCGAGTCACATGGCGCGTGCCGCCGATCCCGACGAGATGGTCGGGCCGGTGCTCTTCCTCGCCTCCGACGCCGCGAGCTTCGTCACCGGCCAGGTGCTCATCGCCGACGGCGGCCTCGTGCCGCATTGA
- a CDS encoding pentapeptide repeat-containing protein: MIIVWRRRDRALRKRLSQGEDLSGANLEHAQLARLDIPRARLRGANLTQADLRRVDLRWSDLRSARLKGSQLDGALLDGANLTGADLRDATLTGSVFEGARLGGVRLRGAVWNETTVWPRGFEPHDSN; the protein is encoded by the coding sequence GTGATCATCGTGTGGCGCCGCCGTGACCGAGCGCTTCGAAAGCGGCTGTCGCAGGGCGAGGATCTCTCCGGCGCGAACCTCGAGCACGCGCAGCTCGCGCGGCTCGACATCCCGCGCGCGCGGCTGCGGGGCGCGAACCTCACCCAGGCCGATCTCCGTCGCGTCGACCTGCGCTGGTCGGACCTTCGCAGTGCGCGGCTGAAGGGCTCGCAGCTCGACGGCGCGCTGCTCGACGGCGCGAACCTCACCGGCGCCGACCTGCGCGACGCGACGCTGACCGGCTCGGTCTTCGAGGGGGCGCGGCTCGGCGGTGTGCGCCTGCGCGGCGCGGTCTGGAACGAGACGACCGTGTGGCCGCGCGGCTTCGAGCCGCACGACAGCAACTGA
- a CDS encoding sulfotransferase, with the protein MSVRIDTQKVVDDARAATGLSDFGEDSWQEGLERLADSLASEGALNELGFQIAQGEATMYLANRLGIIDYRKQHPEIASVDVRPPIVIVGQGRTGTTILHDLLAQDPANRVPLTWEVDRPCPPPERATYDTDPRIAEVDATTAGVELLIPGFLAMHPMGARLPQECVRMTVSDFRSIMFPTQYRVPSYGKWIVDEADMAPAYRWHRIYLQHLQSRHPAARWVLKSPAHIWCLADLLHEYPDALLVQTHRDPVRIISSLSSLVALLRRIGSDSSTIPDAASEFADYVIEGLDRSVTARDDGTVKPDRVVDVQFRAFMADPFTTIRTIYERLGLELEADAEARMRAFLAAHPSDEHGTHTYTFADTELSEGELRDRSRRYTDYFAIEAEPV; encoded by the coding sequence GTGAGCGTCCGCATCGACACGCAGAAGGTCGTCGACGACGCGCGCGCCGCCACCGGCCTCTCCGACTTCGGCGAGGACTCGTGGCAGGAAGGCCTCGAACGACTCGCCGACTCGCTCGCGTCCGAGGGGGCACTCAACGAGCTCGGATTCCAGATCGCGCAGGGCGAGGCGACGATGTACCTGGCCAACCGGCTCGGCATCATCGACTACCGCAAGCAGCATCCCGAGATCGCGTCCGTCGACGTGCGCCCGCCGATCGTGATCGTCGGCCAGGGCCGTACCGGCACGACGATCCTGCACGACCTGCTCGCGCAGGATCCCGCGAACCGTGTGCCGCTGACGTGGGAGGTCGACCGACCCTGCCCGCCGCCCGAGCGCGCGACCTACGACACCGACCCGCGCATCGCGGAGGTCGACGCGACGACGGCCGGTGTCGAGCTGCTCATCCCGGGCTTCCTCGCGATGCACCCGATGGGCGCGCGGCTGCCGCAGGAATGCGTGCGGATGACCGTGAGCGATTTCCGCAGCATCATGTTCCCGACGCAGTACCGGGTGCCGTCGTACGGCAAGTGGATCGTCGACGAAGCCGACATGGCGCCCGCGTACCGCTGGCACCGCATCTACCTCCAGCACCTGCAATCGCGACATCCCGCGGCGCGGTGGGTGCTCAAGTCGCCCGCGCACATCTGGTGTCTTGCCGACCTCTTGCACGAGTACCCCGACGCGTTGCTCGTGCAGACGCACCGCGATCCCGTGCGCATCATCTCGTCGCTCAGCTCGCTCGTCGCGCTGCTGCGCCGCATCGGGAGCGACTCGTCGACGATCCCCGACGCCGCGTCGGAGTTCGCCGACTACGTGATCGAAGGGCTCGACCGTTCCGTGACCGCGCGCGACGACGGCACGGTGAAGCCGGATCGCGTCGTCGACGTGCAGTTCCGCGCGTTCATGGCCGACCCGTTCACGACGATCCGCACGATCTACGAACGCCTCGGGCTCGAGCTCGAAGCCGATGCCGAAGCACGCATGCGCGCGTTCCTCGCGGCGCACCCGTCCGACGAGCACGGCACGCACACCTACACGTTCGCCGACACCGAGCTCTCCGAGGGCGAGCTGCGCGATCGCTCCCGCCGCTACACCGACTACTTCGCGATCGAGGCCGAACCGGTGTAG
- a CDS encoding group II truncated hemoglobin, whose translation MQTVYDAAGGIDGLLALAHAWHERVLADEIVAHAFSHGFHPDHTERLAAYWAEALGGPTTFSTEYGDETAVVRIHSGNGEHDEMDRRGIDCFDAALADTGLADDARLRQVLHDYFAWATTTTMARYHHSAADVPDGLTIPRWSWDGLVGG comes from the coding sequence GTGCAGACGGTGTACGACGCGGCGGGCGGCATCGACGGCCTGCTCGCACTCGCCCACGCGTGGCACGAGCGCGTGCTGGCCGACGAGATCGTCGCTCACGCCTTCAGTCACGGCTTCCATCCGGATCACACCGAACGCCTGGCCGCGTACTGGGCCGAGGCGTTGGGCGGACCGACGACGTTCTCGACCGAGTACGGCGACGAGACGGCGGTCGTGCGCATCCACAGCGGCAACGGCGAGCACGACGAGATGGACCGGCGCGGGATCGACTGCTTCGACGCGGCGCTCGCCGACACCGGCCTCGCGGACGACGCGCGACTTCGGCAGGTGTTGCACGACTACTTCGCCTGGGCGACGACGACCACGATGGCGCGCTACCACCACTCCGCGGCCGACGTACCCGACGGGCTGACGATCCCGCGCTGGTCGTGGGACGGGCTGGTCGGCGGCTAG
- the bioB gene encoding biotin synthase BioB translates to MPLATAEHALLEERRPLTRAEVDAVAALPLDELPSLVALAHRVRLDYMGAAVELESLINAKSGACPEDCAFCSQSVRFATDVDVYAFLDLDEVLAAAHATRAAGATQFCIVVAVRGPEERLLRKVIDAVHAVRDETGLEVACSLGLLNDEQAARLASAGVRRYNHNLEASRAVFPSICTTHTYDDRVATARRAIDAGMELCCGGILGMGETLAQRIDFAFELAALEPCEVPINLLDPRPGTPLSDSTVLSPREALQAISLFRLVLPRAWLRLAGGRERVLGELQALGLLAGANALIVGNYLTTNGRPASDDLALLEALGMPVADGPGEGRVIVDATGSTSLPARRTIPVAVTG, encoded by the coding sequence ATGCCCCTCGCAACCGCCGAACACGCCCTGCTCGAGGAGCGGCGCCCGCTGACGCGCGCCGAGGTCGACGCGGTGGCCGCGCTGCCACTCGACGAGCTGCCGTCGTTGGTCGCGCTCGCCCACAGAGTCCGGCTCGACTACATGGGTGCCGCGGTCGAGCTGGAGAGCCTGATCAACGCGAAGTCGGGCGCGTGCCCGGAGGACTGCGCGTTCTGCTCGCAGTCGGTGCGGTTCGCCACCGACGTCGACGTGTACGCGTTCCTCGACCTCGACGAGGTGCTCGCCGCCGCGCACGCGACGCGAGCGGCGGGCGCGACGCAGTTCTGCATCGTGGTCGCGGTGCGCGGCCCCGAGGAGCGATTGCTACGCAAGGTGATCGACGCGGTGCACGCGGTTCGCGACGAGACCGGCCTCGAGGTCGCGTGCTCACTCGGATTGCTGAACGACGAGCAGGCGGCGCGGCTCGCGTCCGCCGGCGTGCGCCGCTACAACCACAACCTCGAGGCGTCGCGCGCGGTGTTCCCGTCGATCTGCACCACGCACACCTACGACGACCGTGTCGCCACCGCGCGCCGCGCGATCGACGCGGGGATGGAGCTGTGCTGCGGCGGCATCCTCGGTATGGGCGAGACGCTCGCGCAGCGCATCGACTTCGCGTTCGAGCTCGCCGCGCTCGAGCCGTGCGAAGTGCCGATCAACCTGCTCGATCCGCGGCCGGGCACGCCGCTCTCGGACTCGACGGTGCTGTCGCCGCGCGAGGCACTGCAGGCGATCTCGCTGTTCCGGTTGGTGCTGCCGCGTGCGTGGCTGCGGCTCGCGGGTGGACGCGAACGCGTGCTCGGCGAGCTCCAGGCGCTCGGATTGCTCGCCGGTGCGAACGCGCTGATCGTCGGCAACTACCTCACGACGAACGGCCGCCCCGCGTCCGACGATCTCGCACTGCTCGAGGCGCTCGGCATGCCCGTCGCCGACGGCCCCGGCGAGGGCCGCGTGATCGTCGACGCGACCGGCTCCACCTCGCTCCCCGCGCGCCGCACGATCCCGGTCGCGGTCACCGGCTGA
- a CDS encoding histidine phosphatase family protein, producing the protein MIVFVRHGQTAVNREGRFQGRLDPPLTELGLEQARLVAKSLVGCGADLVLTSPLQRASDTARAIAEAVGIAVEVDERLVEVDYGDWDGQPLGSVSRAQWARWRDDAAFAPPGGESLIAVGERVARFCTDRLRADSFVVAVSHVSPIKAAVAWALGSDTDATWRMHLDVASVTRLDRRGDGPPLLLTYNETSHLRA; encoded by the coding sequence GTGATCGTCTTCGTGCGGCACGGGCAGACCGCGGTGAACCGCGAGGGTCGCTTCCAGGGGCGACTCGATCCGCCGCTCACCGAGCTCGGTCTCGAGCAGGCGCGGCTCGTCGCGAAGAGCCTCGTCGGCTGCGGCGCCGACCTCGTGCTGACGAGCCCGTTGCAGCGCGCGTCCGATACCGCGCGCGCGATCGCCGAGGCCGTCGGTATCGCGGTCGAGGTCGACGAGCGGCTCGTCGAGGTCGACTACGGCGACTGGGACGGTCAGCCGCTGGGTTCGGTGAGTCGCGCGCAGTGGGCGCGCTGGCGCGACGACGCCGCGTTCGCGCCGCCCGGTGGCGAGAGCCTGATCGCCGTGGGCGAGCGCGTCGCGCGTTTCTGCACGGATCGGCTGCGCGCCGACTCCTTCGTCGTCGCGGTGAGCCACGTCTCGCCGATCAAGGCCGCGGTCGCGTGGGCGCTCGGCTCCGATACGGACGCGACGTGGCGCATGCACCTCGACGTCGCGTCGGTCACGCGTCTCGACCGCCGCGGCGACGGCCCCCCGTTGCTCCTCACCTACAACGAGACGTCACACCTCCGGGCTTGA